AGACCACTCCCCGCTGCCAAGGCTGCTCCTGTGCTCACACCctcccgctccccgcccccccaaGCCTCCTCCCCGATCCGCCACTTACAGGTGGGGAAGCCCAGAGCGGAGGAGGGGCGGGTAGGCAGTGTCCTGCGTGGTGCAAAGGTGCTGGGGCCGGGAGCGAAGCAAACAGCTGAATCACTACACGCTCGGGGTCCCTGTGCCTAGGCGAGAGCTTGGCAGGAGACCAGTGAGCCTGCGGGAGGAGACCAGACGGGAGAGCTCCCGGCCCAGGCAAAGCAGCCAGAGGTTCGGAGAGGAGAGCCAGGCGGTGCGGGGAGGGGCGGCAGACTTCCCCGGGGGGTGGGCCAGGGTCGAGAGGAGGGTGGTCGCACGGGACCTGCAGGGGCGGTGCCAAGGCTGGGCTGAATGGAATGGGGTCGCAGGGAAGAGGACGAGGCTTGGGGATGTTCCCAGTCCCTCCGCGCCCTCTCTCTGCTcgcagagacctggaagaggccgaAAAAAGGAGTAACTTTCTCAACCCACCCCTCATCCCTGCCTCCATCCCGCAGAACTCTCgcttcctgggctgggctgggccgggccggccgccccgccccgccccgcacgTGCCCAGGCACCCGCTGAAacgtgggggcgggggccggccgGAGCCTCCCGGAGCCAAACTTCCGCCGCGGCCCCGGAGCCCGGCGCGGGAGCCTGGGGGCGCGGCGGCCGAGAGCCCCGGTTCTCCGGAGCCTCCCACCCCGCCTCCCTCGGCGAGGAGGGCGCGGAGACTCCGCTGGGGGCGGAGGAGGAGGCCGGGaggcggggagggtggggggggagaggcaAACCCTGCCCACTCGGCTCGGAGCCCGGAGCGGCCGCGCAAGTCTGAGGCCGGCGCGCAGGGCGAGAGGGcaccgggggcggggggcgccgcTCCGCGCCTCGACCCTGCtcttttcccccctccccccagccaggaGAGCCGAGGCTTCTCGGGCTTTGGAGACGGCGGACGAACCAACCGCGACTGCCGGCCGCCCCGGGTCAAGGACTTGCCCCACCCGTGTCCCCCCACCACCAGGCGCTCCCAACTCACTGGTGAGCGCGGGGACCCGGGCGCTGGATGCGGGGGCGGCCGCGATGGCCCCGCGCGCGGGACAGCCGGGGCTCCAGCGACCGATGCTGCCGGGGCTGCTGCTCGTGGCGGCGGCGCTGAGCCGGCCCGCCGCGCCCTGCCCCTTCCAGTGCTACTGCTTCGGCGGCCCCAAGCTGCTGTTGCGCTGCGCGTCGGGCGCCGAGCTCCGGCAGCCGCCGCGGGACGTGCCGCCCGACGCGCGCAACCTCACCATCGTGGGCGCCAACCTGACGGTGCTGCGCGCCGCCGCCTTTGCCGGCGGGGATGGGGACGGGGACGCGGCCGCGGAcggggaggaggcggcggcggcggtgggcgTGCGCCTTCCGCTGCTGACCGCGCTACGCCTCACGCACAACAACATCCAGGTGGTGGAGGACGGCGCCTTCGACGGGCTGCCCAGCCTGGCGGCGCTCGACCTCAGCCACAACCCGCTGCGCGTGCTGGGCGGCGGCGCCTTCCGCGGGCTGCCCGCGCTGCGCTCGCTGCAGCTCAACCACGCGCTGGCGCGGGGCGGCCCTGGGCTGCTGGACGCACTGGACGCCGCGCTCGCCCCGCTGGCCGAGCTGCGCCTGCTGGGCCTGGCGGGCAACGCGCTAAGCCGCCTGCCGCCCGTCGCGCTGCGCCTGCCGCGCCTCGAGCAGTTGGACGCGCGCCTCAACGCGCTGGCCGGCCTGGGCCCCGACGAGCTGCGCGCGCTCGAGCGCGACACGGGCCTGCCCGGGCCGCGCCTGCTGCTCGCCGACAACCCCCTGCGCTGCGGCTGCGCcgtgcgccccctgctggcctggcTGCGCAACGCCACGGAACGCGCGCCCGACGCGCGGCGGCTTCGCTGCGCCGGCCCGCGGGCGCTGCACGACCGGCCTCTGCTGGACCTGGATGAGGCGCGGCTGCGCTGCGGCCGCGGCGACCCCGACGGGCgcggggaagaggaggaagcggCTGGCCCGGAGCTGGAGGCCTCCTACGTGTTCTTCGGGCTGGTGCTGGCGCTCATTGGCCTCATCTTCCTCATGGTGCTCTACCTAAACCGTCGCGGCATCCAGCGCTGGATGCGCAACCTGCGCGAGGCGTGCCGGGACCAGATGGAGGGCTACCACTACCGCTACGAGCAGGACGCCGACCCGCGCCGCGCGCCCGCCGCGCCCGCAGCCTCGCGCGCCGCCTCCCCCGCCTCCGGCCTCTGAGCGCCTCCACCTGGAGCCTGCCCCGGTCCGCCTGGGCCCGGATGGCAGGCTCCCTGCTGGGGGGCGCTCCGAGCTGCACCCCTCGCCCTGTTCTCCGGGCGCTCCCGCGGTCAGAGGCCCGGAGACGCCCCTTCGAACTGCAGAAACCCCGCCTGCCCGCCCACCGCAGGTTCTGAAACGGAGACCGAGAAAGCCCGGTTCCCTGCCGGGGGCCCCTGTCTTTGGATCTGAGAGCTCGGACGGAGACCGGCTCCACCAACTCGTGCTTGGCACTCGGGCGCCGCAAACGAGGCTCTACGGACTCCCAGCCTTGGCCCCGGCCTGGAGCTCTCTCACGCCTCCTGGTCTCATCAGAAAGTTTCGTGGACCCGGAGACCCTTGTCCTGCGTGGAGGCCAACATCCTGGGGCTCTCAGGGTTGGGTGCATTTcgtgcccctgcctccctctccacccaccaccccagctctgctcagGTCCCTCCCAGGCTTAGGGCTCAGCGCCtagtctgtctctcttccttccgGGGACAGGCACCCCGCTCCAGCCTCAGCGTGGAGCCATCCGCAGCCTCTCCCGCTATCCCCTCCACCCCCTTCACTGCACATCCCGCATCTCAGCCTCTCAGCTCTTCCCCCCCATCATAGCATCATTGCCCCACCCAAGTTTCAGGCTCTCACCGCCCCTCCTACCCCCACATTTAGGGGTCATGGTGCGGTGAGGGGTTCACCCCTGGGAtgtgctcagcccctcccctcgTCCTCCCGGGATGCGGTTTGCAGTCCTCAGGACAGGTGCGGGTGCCAGCCACCCCCAGAGCCTACGGACAGATCCCCGTGGGaaggtgggagtcctgggtgtgTGATGCTGCGGCCTGAGAGCCCGGGTCACCCATGCACTGTGGCtcggaggagggctgggggctgctgacTGCTGTCCTCCCTGGGGAGTCCTTGCCGCCAGGACCCCCAGGCTGCACCCTGCCCCTGGAAGGGAAGGGGGCCTTTGCTCTTGTCTCAGGCACAAGCCCTCCTATTCAGGGCCAGAGCCTCAGCGCCCTGCCTTCTGCATGATCCCAAAGCACAAGTGTGGAGTGGGGAGGGtccacctctccctgcctcccacccctagGTCAGGCAGAACGGCTGGCCTGTGCTGCCTCTGCACACAGGAagtccccttccctcctctgacGTCCTGGCTTGAGGCCtgccttcctgcccccacccaagAAATCTGAATCTCCCTTGGGCAGTTTTCTATAAAGTCTGCAATAATCTCCAACCCTCTACCCTTGGAAGCGGTGCTGTGTCATTCCTGCTGCCCCCGgagcgctgggggtggggggtgggggagacacctgggaggaagcagtttGGGTTTGAGGTGCGGGGGTGTGGTTCTGGAATGCAGGAGAAATGGGCTCTGACTGTGCCAAGCAGGAGTGGGGCTGGATATGAGGAGGGACTTCCCGCTGAGATGGCAATGCCCAACCGGCCAGTCTGAGATGGGGTTAGGACAGCCGGGGTGGGATCCTGCACTTCAGACGCCAGCCTCAGGCCAGGCCACCAGGGCGGAAGGTCTGCTGTTAATCAGACAGGGAGGGATCACCCCTCTGCTGTACCCTCTGACGCTCCGTGTCCCGGGTCCCTCCTGGCTACAGGGGCAAGAACTGATGCTGGGTGCGTGAGAAGCAGCAACTAGAGGTGAGGGGTGCATCAAACACAGAGAGCCGGGGCCCCTGGCGGCTCTGAGGCAGGAGGGCTGGGATGGGGGTCTTGTCTCCTGCCTGCAGCTCTCCAGGCTCACTCTGTTGACATTGGGGTTACAGAAGTCTGGAACTCTGGCATCTTAGAATCTTAGGCCCACACGATTTGAGAGCTTGTGCCTTGTAAGCATGGCAGGGCAGCCTCCTCAAGGAGCCCCAGCAACAATGGGGAGCTCGCCCACTCCTCCGCTGAGCACCCTTGTCTGGGACAGaggagcctgggtggggggagcccctgacagccccagctctgcccagggacCAGGATGGAGCCGCGCAGAGAGGAGATAGTACATGAGTCTCCTACCCCAGCAAGTGCCCTGGCCCTTCTCTCATGAGAAGAGGAGCACTCCCCTCTGTCAGTGGCCCTCACCGGGCGCCCTGACAATTCCCTAGGAGCAAGCAGTGGCTGTCTGCCGAACACAGAGATCCGTATCTCTAAAAGATCACCTCCCTGGTTCCAAACACGTGCCCTCCGGTAATGTAGCCTGAGTCTGCTATAAACCCTGGCAAATAAAACATGCTATTAGCCGCAAGTTTGTTGTCAGCAAAAATCTTCAAAGCTCTATTACGAGAGCTACTGCTAAGTATCAAGTTAGTGTTGTCCACAACAAGGACTTGAGTGCCTACTGATTGCCTCCGTTTACCTCTAGTGCCATTGGCTGATGCCTGTTTGATGTCATCtctgggtccccccccccccccccgcgtgcCTGGGATCTGTCAGTGACTGTTGGCCG
This window of the Lepus europaeus isolate LE1 chromosome 7, mLepTim1.pri, whole genome shotgun sequence genome carries:
- the TPBGL gene encoding trophoblast glycoprotein-like → MAPRAGQPGLQRPMLPGLLLVAAALSRPAAPCPFQCYCFGGPKLLLRCASGAELRQPPRDVPPDARNLTIVGANLTVLRAAAFAGGDGDGDAAADGEEAAAAVGVRLPLLTALRLTHNNIQVVEDGAFDGLPSLAALDLSHNPLRVLGGGAFRGLPALRSLQLNHALARGGPGLLDALDAALAPLAELRLLGLAGNALSRLPPVALRLPRLEQLDARLNALAGLGPDELRALERDTGLPGPRLLLADNPLRCGCAVRPLLAWLRNATERAPDARRLRCAGPRALHDRPLLDLDEARLRCGRGDPDGRGEEEEAAGPELEASYVFFGLVLALIGLIFLMVLYLNRRGIQRWMRNLREACRDQMEGYHYRYEQDADPRRAPAAPAASRAASPASGL